The Candidatus Desulfofervidus auxilii DNA segment AAAACTGGAGAGAAAAAATGGAAAGAACACTTACTATGATTAAACCTGATGGTGTAAATAGAAACCTCATTGGTGAAGTAATAAATAGGTTTGAAAAAGCAGGTTTAAAGGTAGTAGGTTTAAAAATGCTTCATTTGACCAAAAGGCAGGCAGAAGAATTTTATGCTATTCATAGAGGAAAACCATTTTTTGATGAGCTCACTACCTATATGAGTTCTGGCCCTGTTATTGCAATGGTCTTAGAAGGAGAAAATGCAGTAGCCAAAACAAGAGAAATTATGGGGGCAACTGATCCCAAAGAAGCAGCACCAGGAACTATTCGGGCCGATTTAGCCCTCAGTAAGGGCGAGAACACAGTCCATGGCTCTGATTCTCTGGAAAATGCTGCTATAGAAATCGCATTTTTCTTTAGCCAATCTGAATTATTGCTTTAAATATAGCTCCGTGATATATTTTAAAAGTTTAAGGAGTTTGCCATGATTAGAAATCCTGTGGTAGCAGGGCAGTTTTATCCCAGTGAACCCAAGATATTAATTCATTATTTAGAAAACTATATTAAAAAAAGACCTAAGGAATCTGCTTTGGGGGCCATTGTCCCTCATGCAGGTTATATGTATTCAGGTGGTGTAGCAGGTGCAGTCTATGGATGCCTTCAATTGCCTGATACATTCATTGTGCTGGGACCTAACCATTCTGGTATGGGAAAGCCCTTTGCCGTGATGGATAGTGGTGTTTGGAAAACACCTTTAGGTGAGGTTTCTATTAATGAAAATTTAGCTCAAGCTATTCTTATGGAGAGTGAACTTTTTACGCCTGATGTCATGGCCCATAATTATGAACACTCTATTGAAGTCCAATTACCGTTTTTACAATATTTAAAGTCTGATTTTAGTTTTGTTCCTATTGTGCTTTCTCACACTTGGTATAGTAATTGTGAAATTATGGGCAATGCCCTGGCCAAGGCCATTCAAAAATTTGGAAAACCTACACTTATTATTGCTAGCAGTGATATGACTCACTATGAGCCTCATGAAACCGCCAAAGCAAAAGATAGTTTAGCCATTGAGCAAATACTGGCTCTGGATGCGGCGGGACTTTATGAGACAGTTCATAGTAACAATATCACTATGTGTGGGATAATACCTGCTACGGTGATGCTTGTAGCCACAAAATTGTTAGGCGCAAAAAAGGCTGAACTTGTGAGTTATGCCACTTCTGGGGATATTTCAGGAGATTATAGCCAAGTAGTGGGTTATGCTGGCATAATTATAAAATAGGAAAAATGCAGAAAGTTATTACCCGTTTCCCTCCTAGTCCAACAGGACATCTCCATATTGGTAGTGCTAGAACAGCATTGTTTAATTGGCTCTTCGCTCGTCACCACCAAGGAACATTTATTTTACGGATTGAAGATACTGACAGACTTCGTTCTAAACAAGAATATGTAGATAGTATCTTAGAAGGAATGAAATGGCTGGGACTAAATTGGGACGAGGGACCTTATTTCCAATCGCAAAGAATGGAGATTTATAAGAACCACATTCAACGTTTACTTACTCAAAAAAAGGCCTATTATTGTTATTGCACCCCAGAACAACTAAAGGAAAAACGACAAATTGCGCTGGCTCAAGGGAAAAACCCCGGTTATGATGGAACCTGCCGAAATAAAAATCTTCCTCCTAGACCTGGTGCAGTAGTCCGTTTTAAGAGTAATTCAATTGGAGAAACGGTTTTAACGGACCTTATTCATGGTCCTATTATTTTTGATAATGCCCAATTAGATGATTGGATTATCCAACGGAGTGATGGGACCCCTACTTATAATTTTGTGGTAGTAGTGGATGATGCTACCATGGGAATTACCCATGTAATTAGAGGTGATGACCATATCAATAATACCCCAAAACAGCTTCAACTTTATGAGGCCCTGGGGTATAAACCTCCTCAATTTGCTCATGTGCCTATGATTTTAGGTCCAGATAAAGCTAAATTGAGTAAAAGACATGGGGCTGCCAATATTTTAGAATATAGAGAGATGGGGTTTCTTCCTCAGGCAGTGGTTAATTTTTTGGTGCGTCTGGGTTGGTCTTATGGAGACCAAGAGGTTTTTTCATTAGAGGAATTAATTGAAAAATTTGATATTAGTCACATTGGCAAAGCAGCGGCCGTCTTTGACCCAGAAAAACTCTTATGGTTTAATGCCCATTATATTAAAGAAACCCCTGATGAAATATTAGCAGAGATACTTTTACCTTTTTTAAGAAAGAAAGGTTATCCATCAACATCCATAGAATACGTGATCAAGATCATTCCTAGCTTAAAACCACGGGCAAAAACCTTAATAGAAATGGCTGATATGGCAGATTTTTATTTTCTGGATGATATTACACCAAATGCCAAGGCAAAAAAATTTTTGGTGCCTGAAATAAAACCAGCTTTAACTGAGATGTTAAAAGCTATTGAGGCTATGCCTTCATTAAACGAGTCAGAAATTGAACAGATATTTAAGGAAATTAAAACCAAATATGATTTGAGCACCCGACAATTTGCCCAAGCTATTAGAGCGGCCTTGACCGGGAGAACAGCCAGTCCTGGTCTTTTTGAAATAATGGCTATTATGGGAAAAGAGAGGGTAGTAAAACGAATTAAAAAAGTATTGGAAGTATTGTAATTTTAACTCAACTTTGACGCTTGACAGGCTGTTGAAAAAAATCAGATGCACATTAAGACATTTTATTCCTTTATCCAACCTGTTTCCTAGTTTAGCACGCTGCTTTGTTTGCTGTCAAACCTGCTCTGTTTCACTCCGCACCCTTGGGGCTTACGGCTCTGGCGAAAGCCACCCTGAAAGGGCTTGGTCTTGATGGCTTAACGGAGCAATCTGCTAAGCTATAAATAGTTAAGCGCAATGGCACAATGCAGAATGCGAATTGAAAAATGCAAAATCGCCTTCTGTTAAATTGGAACGTTAGCACGTTGGAATTGGGAATTGGAAATTGGGAAATGGAAACTGGGAATTTCTATTTTCTATTTTCCGTTTCCTATTTCCTATTTTCTGTTTCCCGTTTCCCTTTCCTTCTTTATGCACGTTTACAAAGTTGCAAGTTAGAAAGTTTGCAAGTTAAAAAGTTGCAAGTTAGAAAGTTATAAGTTGTTTTTCAAAGACTTAAGGTATTTAATAAAGCCGTTAGCACGTTTGCACGTTTACACGTTAACACGTTGACACGTTAGAATTGGGAAATGGGAACTGGGAATTTCTGTTTTCCGTTTTCTATTTTCTTAACTGTATTTTGTAGGTTTGACCCCCATTCCAAACGGCAAATTTCTCTTTAAAATAAACTAACAATTTCTTTAGCAATTTCTTGTGGAGTTTTTCCCTCTGTATCAATCATCTTATCTGCCACCTTTTGATAAATGGCCAAACGTTGATTTAACACTTCATTTATTTCCTCGAGAGGAGACTTACCTGTAAGGCTGGGACGTTGAGAAACTGTTTTTTTATCCCTAATAAGCCGTCTTAAAATAGTCTCTGGCTTGGCCTTTAGCCAGATGAGGATGCCACTTTTTTTTAAATAAATTACATTTTCCTCATCTAATACTGCTCCACCTCCTACTGCAATAACTAAATTTTGTTTGAAGCCTAACTCTTTAATAATCTCTTTTTCTCTCTTTCTAAAACCAGACCAGCCTTCTTGTTCTACAATTTCCGCTATGGTTCGCCCTGTCCTATTTTCAATCAATACATCTGTATCCAAAAATAAATACCCCAATTTTTGAGCCACTAGTTTTCCTATAGTGGTTTTACCTGTAGCTCTAAAGCCTATAAACACAATATTTTTGGACACTTTTTTAACTGCTATCTAAGTGGCCCCTTCAACAACCTAATATCATCAATCCAGGCAGTTCCCGTCCCATTAATAACCAAGTTAAGTTTTACATAATCAGGACGCTCACCTTTTCTCAAGAAAAAAGGCGTTTCTTCTGTAGTCCATTCCGTAGTTCCAGTAAGAGGTGTCTGAAGGCCACGAGAAAAGAACTCTCCCATATCAGGGAAATGACACCACATCTCTAAGTAGACTTGACCCTTTACACCTTCAGTGCGAACTTTGGCTTGATAAATTAGGCGAGCATTTTCCACCTCTATGCCTCTTACCTCAAATAGGCGGATGACTGTGGGTTTTTGGGCAATAATTCGTAGAGAACCATTTCCATCGCTTGAGATTTCTTTGTCAATTTGAACTCCACTCCGAGTAATAATTCCCTCAAGGCTATCAATAGGAAACCGTTTCAACTCCACCACCTGCTTTGATTCAGCAATTCCTTTTGGAATTTGATAAAACCCAATAGTATAAATTAAAAAAGTACATCCTATCAATAAAAATAAACATCCCCCTTTCATGTTATTACTCTCCTTAATAAGTTAATTTTTAGTCTATATCCTTTTTTAAAACGCCTATTTTAAAAAATCAATCCCTGCCTTTTCCCTTGAGCCAATTTATGTTTTATGCAATAATCTGAGGCCGTTCAAATATTAATAAAAAATAACCAGCTGAAAAATGAATCCTAAATTTAAAATAGGAATTGATGTAGGCGGTACTTTTACTGACTTGGTTGCCTTTGATGAAAAAGCAGGAGAAATCTTTTTTCTCAAAGTCCCTTCCACTCCTTTTGACCCCAGTAAAGGTGTAATTGATGCCTTAAAAGATTTAATGAAAAAAAGGGAGCCAGAAGTTTCTTTATTTGTCCATGCTTCCACTATTGGAACCAATCTATTTTTAGGTCAATTGGGCTTAAAGATTCCTAAAGGGGCTGTAATTACTACTGAGGGTTTTAAAGACATTCTAGAAATTGGCAGACAGAAAAGGCCTGAATTATATAATCCCTTTTTTGAAAGACCTAGACCATTAATTGAAAGACATTTGAGGTTTGGTATTAAGGAGAGGATAAACTTTAAGGGAGAGGTGTTAAAACCTATTGATGAACAAGAAATTAAATCTGTAGCTCAAAAGATTAAACAAGAAAAAGTAGAGACTATAGCAATTGTTTTCCTCCATGCCTATATCAATCCCGAACACGAAAAAAAGGCCAAGGAAATCCTAAAACAACAACTACCAGGGATGGTAATAATGACTTCTTCTGAAATAGACCCTGAATATCGTGAATATGAACGCATGAGCACCACCGTGATCAATAGCTTATTGGTGCCTGTTGTGTCCACATATTTAAGAAAAATTAAGAATAGGCTTAAAGAACTCAAGGTCAAGGCCCCTCTTTATATAATGCAATCCAATGGGGGACTGGCTACATTTGAAGTAGCCTCACAAATACCGGTAGCTACTATCGAATCAGGACCAGCTACAGGAGTGATAGCCTCTGCTTATTGGAGCAAGATGCTAGGAATAGAGAATATTTTAAGCTTTGATATGGGAGGAACCACTGCCAAGGCAGGTGTAGTGGTAAAGGGTATACCCCAGATGATAAATGAGTATGAAGTTGGGGGAAATGTTCACAGTGGACGGATTCTCAAGGGAAGTGGTTATCCTATTCGGTATCCCTTTATTGACCTGGCCGAGGTTAGCGGAGGTGGAGGAACTATCGCTTGGATAGACCATGGTAATGCCTTAAGGGTGGGACCTTTAAGTGCTGGTGCTGACCCTGGCCCCGCCTGTTATGGAAAAGGAGGAGAAAACCCTACGGTAACTGATGCCAATCTGATATTGGGAAGATTGAATCCTGTTGGAATTTCAGGGGGTAAAATAAAGGTTTTCTCAGAATTGGCAGAAAAGAGTATTAGAAAAAAGATTGCTGAGCCTTTAGGTATTTCTATCGTCCAAGCTGCTTATGGTATAATTGAAATTGTAAATACTCATATGATAAGGGCCTTAAGGTTGGTATCCGTAGAAAGAGGCTACGACCCAAGAGATTTTGTTATACTGGCATTTGGCGGTGCAGGTCCTATGCATGCAGCTTTTCTAGCAGAAGGATTGGGCGTAAAAAATATCGTTATACCCCCAAATCCAGGGGTATTCTCGGCCCTGGGTCTTATGTTAGCAGACTTTCGGCATGACTTTGTGAGGAACATTATGAAACCAGCCTCAGAAATAAACACTGAGCTATTGGAAAAAATATTTGGAGAAATAGAAAAAAAGGCCAAAAAAATCCTACAAAAAGAAGGATTTTCACCAAATCACATAGTAATGGAAAGAAATCTTGAACTCCGATATCTAGGACAATCTTATGAGCTCATAGTGCCTTTTCACAAGAATTTTAAGGTAATTTTACAGTTATTTCACCAAAAATACCAAAAAATGTATAGTTATTCTATGCCAGATGAACCTGTAGAGGTAGTAAATATTCATCTCATTGCCTATGGTCTTATCAGAAAACCTAAGTTTAGGAAAATTCCCTTCACTTCTTCCTCATCAGATGCCTTGATAGATAAAAAAATGGTTTTTTTTAAAGGAAATGCTTGGATAGAGACACCCATTTACTCCCGAGATGCCCTTCTTCCTGGTCATAAAATTAATGGGCCTGCAATTATAGAACAATCCGATGCTACTACTGTTATTCCTCCTGGGTGGAATGCAGTAGTAGATGAATTTTTAAATCTCACTTTAGTAAATGAGGTTTAGATGCAGCTAGATCCTATAACAGTAGCGGTAATTACTAATGCACTCAGTTACATTGCAGAAGAAATGGGTATAGCCCTGAGGAATTCAGCTTATTCCCACAATATTAAAGAGCGCATGGACCATTCTTGTGCCATTTTTGATCCTCAGGGAAACCTATTGGCTCAGGCCGAACACATTCCTGTTCACCTAGGCTCCTTACCTTGGGGCGCTAAAAACCTTTTGCGATATTTTAGAAAGAAAAAAATGGATTGGTGTGAAGGAGATATGGTGATAGCAAACGACCCTTATATTGTAGGAACCCACCTTAATGATATAACTCTGGTTAAACCCATTTTCTTTGAGAAAAAACTTATAGGTTTTAGTGTTAACAAAGCCCATCATGTGGATGTGGGTGGTCAAGTTCCAGGTAGCATCTCTTGTAATGCAACTTCTCTTTATCAAGAAGGAGTGGTTATTCCTCCTATGAAGTTAATGAGACAAGGAAAATTAACGCCAGGTGTGCTTGAGGATTTTCTTGAAAAAGTGAGGACTCCAGAAATCAATAAAGGAGATTTAAGGGCCCAAATTGCCGCTGCTAACTTGGGTGAAAAGAGAGTTATAGAACTCGCTCAAAGATATGGAATTGAGGTATTGTTTTCTGCCTTCCAGGAGATTATTTCTTACGGAGAAAGGAGAATGGGTAAAAAAATTAAAGCTATCCCCCAAGGAACATATCAAGCTGAGGATTGTTTAGAAGAGATAGAAAATGCTGATACACTGACCTGGATTAGAGTTGCATTAGAGAGAAAGGAGGGTAAACTCAAGGTGGATTTTTCAGGAACCGATTCTCAAGTAAAATTACCATTTAATGCTGTTTTAGGAGTAACTCTTTCAGCCACTTATTTTGCAATTAAATCGGTTATTGACCCCGATGTCCCTATGAACGAAGGTGTCTTAAAACCTATAATGATTTCTGCCCCTGAAGGAAGTTTGGTAAATCCCAGGAAACCAGCCCCTGTTTCAGGAGGAAATTTAGAAACTGCTCAAAGGGTGGCAGATGTTGTCTTTAAAGCATTAGCGCAAGCACTTCCTCATAAAGTGCCAGCGGCTGCGCATGGAAGTATGAATAATGTAATGATGGGGGGATTTGACCCTGAAAGAAAAAGAACATGGGTTTTCTATGAAACCATCGGTGGAGGTTCGGGAGGATGTCCAGGCAAAGATGGAGTGGATGGAATTCACTGTAATATGACTAACACTATGAATACTCCTATTGAGGCTATAGAACAATATTATCCTTTACTCTTTGAACAGTATGAACTGCGATATGGAAGCCATGGAAATGGCCAGTGGCGAGGCGGATGTGGTATTAAACGTGCATGGACATTGGTTGCTCCTTCAGCAGAAGTGACAGTTTTAGGAGAAAGAAATAAAATACCTCCTTGGGGACTTATGGGAGGTAAACCTGGAAAAGTTGGTGCATATTGGGTGAGGAGAAAAAATGGAACAAAAGAAAAGATTAAAAGCAAAGCTACACTAACTTTAAAAGAAGGCGATACCCTTATTATAGAAACACCAGGAGGAGGGGGTTACGGGAATCCAAAAGACTCCTGAATTACTAAGGGTAAAAGAAGAAGTCCTCACTCCTCCAAAGTTTCAAGGGTGGCTTATTATGTCACCTACTCAGAAGTATTTTTAAGTTAACCTACTTGCCGCAGGCAAGGAGACAAAAATTTTGGGACAAAAAATAAGGTTTAATTTAAGGAAAATTTTAAAAAGTTAAGTTTATAAATTTTCTAATAATAATTTAAAGTTCTTCTTAGATGTTGACATTTTAGTTAAGAAGGGTTTATATAGCCAAGTTTGAACCAAGGAGAGCAAAAAATGAAAAAAGGAGATTTTTTATTTACTTCAGAATCGGTTACTGAAGGACATCCAGACAAAATAGCAGACCAAATTTCTGATGCCATCCTGGATGCCATTCTTACCCACGACAAAAAGGCTAGAGTAGCTTGTGAAACCTTGGTGACTACTGGCTTGGTCTTTATCTCTGGAGAAATTACTACTAGTTGTTATGTGGAAATTCCCGAAGTAGTGCGAGAGACTATTAAAGAAATCGGCTATAATAGTTCTGAAATGGGTTTTGATTGGGAGACCTGTGGTATTATTACTAGCATTGATAGACAGTCTCCAGACATTGCCATAGGGGTCAATCGCACAGAAAAATTAGAAGAAATCGGGGCTGGAGACCAGGGAATAATGTTTGGGTATGCTTGTACCGAAACAGATGTCTTAATGCCCACACCAATTCATTATGCCCATCGCTTAGCCAAAAGATTGGCTGAGGTAAGAAAAACCAAGATTTTAGACTTCTTAAGACCAGATGGGAAGACCCAGGTTACTGTAAGATATGTAGATAAACAACCTAGAGAAGTAACGGCCATAGTGGTTGCTGCTCAACACGAACCCTGGGTCAAATATGAAGCATTAAAAGAAGGAATTATTGAAGAGGTAATTCATTATGTTATTCCTGAAAATATGCGGGCAAAGGATATAAAATATTTTATTAATACTACAGGTAGATTTGTAGTAGGTGGCCCTTTAGCCGATACCGGCACTACCGGGAGAAAGATTATTGTAGATACTTACGGTGGAATGTCCCGACATGGTGGAGGTTGTTACTCAGGAAAAGACCCTTCTAAAGTAGACCGCAGTGGTGGTTATATGGCCAGATATGTGGCCAAAAACATTGTGGCTTCTGGATTGGCCGAGCGGTGCGAAATCCAGATTGCTTACACTATAGGACGTCCTGAGCCTGTTTCTGTGATGGTTAACACCTTTGGTACAGGCGCAGTCCCTGATAGAGAAATAGAAAGGTTAGTAGGGCGAGTATTTGACTTACGTCCTGGTATGATCATAAAACATCTTCAATTACTCAGGCCAATCTATAAACAAACTGCTGCTTATGGACACTTTGGAAGAAGAAATCCTGATTTTACCTGGGAAAATACAGACATGAAAGAGAGTTTAAGGAAAGAGGTAGGTAAATAATCATGGACTATCATATCAAAGATATAAATCTGGCAGAAAAAGGACAATTACGCATAGAATGGGCAGAACAAACCATGCCAGTATTGAGACTGATTAAAGAAAGATTTGGCAAAAATAGACCATTATCTGCCGTCCGCATCGGGGCCTGTCTTCATGTGACTACTGAGACAGCCAATTTGATGCGGACCTTAAAAGCAGGGGGAGCAAAAGTAGCTCTTTGTGCCTCTAATCCCTTGAGCACTCAAGATGATGTAGCTGCTGCCTTGGTGAAATATGATGAAATACCTGTCTTTGCCATCAGGGGCGAAGATAGAGATACCTATTACCAGCATATTGAATCCGTTCTAGCCACAAAACCTATTATTACCATGGATGACGGTGCAGACTTGATATCTACTATTCATAGCAAACATCAGGAACTTTTAAGACAGATTACAGGTGGAACAGAGGAAACCACCACTGGCGTGATCAGGCTCAGGAGCATGGCAAAAGACAAAGTATTGGGTTATCCCATTATTGCTGTTAATGACGCCATGACCAAACATCTCTTTGACAACCGCTATGGCACTGGTCAAAGCACTATTGACGGCATCTTGCGAGCTACCAACCGGCTTCTAGCAGGGTCTGTCTTTGTAGTGTGTGGCTATGGCTGGTGTGGCCGTGGTGTAGCCATGCGGGCAAAGGGGATGGGAGCAAAGGTAGTTATTACTGAAGTAAATCCCCTTAGAGCTTTAGAGGCAACTATGGATGGTTTCCAAGTAATGCCTATAGCCCAAGCCGCTAAAATTGGCGATTTTTTTGTAACCGTTAGTGGAGACATAAATGTCATTAGAAAAGAACATTTTCTTCTCATGAAAGATGGAGCTATTTTGGCCAATTCAGGTCATTTTGATGTAGAAATTGATAAAAAATCTCTTCAAAAAATGGCCAAGTCTGTTCGAAAGATAAGAGAATTTGTGGATGAATATGTTTTAGAAAATAATCGTCGCATTTATCTTTTGGGAGAGGGCCGTTTAATTAATTTAGCTGCGGCCGAAGGACATCCTTCTTCGGTAATGGACATGAGTTTTGCCAATCAAGCCCTGACTGCTGACTATCTAGTAAAAGAAGGAGATAAGTTAGAGAAAAAAGTCTATTCTGTCCCAGAACACATAGATAGAGAAATTGCTCGTTTAAAACTAAAGAGCATGGGTATAGAAATAGACACCTTAACTTCAGAACAAGAAAAATACCTTTCTACTTGGGAAATGGGCACTTAAGTTTTCTTCTGACATAGGGAATCCAGGATTTCAAAAATACATCTTTTCGTCTTCCTGCTCAAAACCCTCAGGTTTTTAATGACTAGAATTTCTTCTTTGCTCAATGGCAAAATTTCCTGTAGTTCTTTTGGAATCAACTCATAATTAGGTGCCTTTTCCTGAACAGCATAAACCTCTCTAAAATCTGTAAAAAAATAAGAAATGGGAA contains these protein-coding regions:
- a CDS encoding helix-turn-helix domain-containing protein; protein product: MERIISNAEIGARIRLFRKQKNLTQMQLAERVGVSFQQIQKYEKGRDRIHVERLQQIARAMKIPISYFFTDFREVYAVQEKAPNYELIPKELQEILPLSKEEILVIKNLRVLSRKTKRCIFEILDSLCQKKT
- a CDS encoding hydantoinase/oxoprolinase family protein, producing the protein MNPKFKIGIDVGGTFTDLVAFDEKAGEIFFLKVPSTPFDPSKGVIDALKDLMKKREPEVSLFVHASTIGTNLFLGQLGLKIPKGAVITTEGFKDILEIGRQKRPELYNPFFERPRPLIERHLRFGIKERINFKGEVLKPIDEQEIKSVAQKIKQEKVETIAIVFLHAYINPEHEKKAKEILKQQLPGMVIMTSSEIDPEYREYERMSTTVINSLLVPVVSTYLRKIKNRLKELKVKAPLYIMQSNGGLATFEVASQIPVATIESGPATGVIASAYWSKMLGIENILSFDMGGTTAKAGVVVKGIPQMINEYEVGGNVHSGRILKGSGYPIRYPFIDLAEVSGGGGTIAWIDHGNALRVGPLSAGADPGPACYGKGGENPTVTDANLILGRLNPVGISGGKIKVFSELAEKSIRKKIAEPLGISIVQAAYGIIEIVNTHMIRALRLVSVERGYDPRDFVILAFGGAGPMHAAFLAEGLGVKNIVIPPNPGVFSALGLMLADFRHDFVRNIMKPASEINTELLEKIFGEIEKKAKKILQKEGFSPNHIVMERNLELRYLGQSYELIVPFHKNFKVILQLFHQKYQKMYSYSMPDEPVEVVNIHLIAYGLIRKPKFRKIPFTSSSSDALIDKKMVFFKGNAWIETPIYSRDALLPGHKINGPAIIEQSDATTVIPPGWNAVVDEFLNLTLVNEV
- the ndk gene encoding nucleoside-diphosphate kinase: MERTLTMIKPDGVNRNLIGEVINRFEKAGLKVVGLKMLHLTKRQAEEFYAIHRGKPFFDELTTYMSSGPVIAMVLEGENAVAKTREIMGATDPKEAAPGTIRADLALSKGENTVHGSDSLENAAIEIAFFFSQSELLL
- the metK gene encoding methionine adenosyltransferase, which gives rise to MKKGDFLFTSESVTEGHPDKIADQISDAILDAILTHDKKARVACETLVTTGLVFISGEITTSCYVEIPEVVRETIKEIGYNSSEMGFDWETCGIITSIDRQSPDIAIGVNRTEKLEEIGAGDQGIMFGYACTETDVLMPTPIHYAHRLAKRLAEVRKTKILDFLRPDGKTQVTVRYVDKQPREVTAIVVAAQHEPWVKYEALKEGIIEEVIHYVIPENMRAKDIKYFINTTGRFVVGGPLADTGTTGRKIIVDTYGGMSRHGGGCYSGKDPSKVDRSGGYMARYVAKNIVASGLAERCEIQIAYTIGRPEPVSVMVNTFGTGAVPDREIERLVGRVFDLRPGMIIKHLQLLRPIYKQTAAYGHFGRRNPDFTWENTDMKESLRKEVGK
- a CDS encoding hydantoinase B/oxoprolinase family protein translates to MQLDPITVAVITNALSYIAEEMGIALRNSAYSHNIKERMDHSCAIFDPQGNLLAQAEHIPVHLGSLPWGAKNLLRYFRKKKMDWCEGDMVIANDPYIVGTHLNDITLVKPIFFEKKLIGFSVNKAHHVDVGGQVPGSISCNATSLYQEGVVIPPMKLMRQGKLTPGVLEDFLEKVRTPEINKGDLRAQIAAANLGEKRVIELAQRYGIEVLFSAFQEIISYGERRMGKKIKAIPQGTYQAEDCLEEIENADTLTWIRVALERKEGKLKVDFSGTDSQVKLPFNAVLGVTLSATYFAIKSVIDPDVPMNEGVLKPIMISAPEGSLVNPRKPAPVSGGNLETAQRVADVVFKALAQALPHKVPAAAHGSMNNVMMGGFDPERKRTWVFYETIGGGSGGCPGKDGVDGIHCNMTNTMNTPIEAIEQYYPLLFEQYELRYGSHGNGQWRGGCGIKRAWTLVAPSAEVTVLGERNKIPPWGLMGGKPGKVGAYWVRRKNGTKEKIKSKATLTLKEGDTLIIETPGGGGYGNPKDS
- the gltX gene encoding glutamate--tRNA ligase; translation: MQKVITRFPPSPTGHLHIGSARTALFNWLFARHHQGTFILRIEDTDRLRSKQEYVDSILEGMKWLGLNWDEGPYFQSQRMEIYKNHIQRLLTQKKAYYCYCTPEQLKEKRQIALAQGKNPGYDGTCRNKNLPPRPGAVVRFKSNSIGETVLTDLIHGPIIFDNAQLDDWIIQRSDGTPTYNFVVVVDDATMGITHVIRGDDHINNTPKQLQLYEALGYKPPQFAHVPMILGPDKAKLSKRHGAANILEYREMGFLPQAVVNFLVRLGWSYGDQEVFSLEELIEKFDISHIGKAAAVFDPEKLLWFNAHYIKETPDEILAEILLPFLRKKGYPSTSIEYVIKIIPSLKPRAKTLIEMADMADFYFLDDITPNAKAKKFLVPEIKPALTEMLKAIEAMPSLNESEIEQIFKEIKTKYDLSTRQFAQAIRAALTGRTASPGLFEIMAIMGKERVVKRIKKVLEVL
- the aroL gene encoding shikimate kinase AroL; translation: MSKNIVFIGFRATGKTTIGKLVAQKLGYLFLDTDVLIENRTGRTIAEIVEQEGWSGFRKREKEIIKELGFKQNLVIAVGGGAVLDEENVIYLKKSGILIWLKAKPETILRRLIRDKKTVSQRPSLTGKSPLEEINEVLNQRLAIYQKVADKMIDTEGKTPQEIAKEIVSLF
- the ahcY gene encoding adenosylhomocysteinase → MDYHIKDINLAEKGQLRIEWAEQTMPVLRLIKERFGKNRPLSAVRIGACLHVTTETANLMRTLKAGGAKVALCASNPLSTQDDVAAALVKYDEIPVFAIRGEDRDTYYQHIESVLATKPIITMDDGADLISTIHSKHQELLRQITGGTEETTTGVIRLRSMAKDKVLGYPIIAVNDAMTKHLFDNRYGTGQSTIDGILRATNRLLAGSVFVVCGYGWCGRGVAMRAKGMGAKVVITEVNPLRALEATMDGFQVMPIAQAAKIGDFFVTVSGDINVIRKEHFLLMKDGAILANSGHFDVEIDKKSLQKMAKSVRKIREFVDEYVLENNRRIYLLGEGRLINLAAAEGHPSSVMDMSFANQALTADYLVKEGDKLEKKVYSVPEHIDREIARLKLKSMGIEIDTLTSEQEKYLSTWEMGT
- the amrB gene encoding AmmeMemoRadiSam system protein B is translated as MIRNPVVAGQFYPSEPKILIHYLENYIKKRPKESALGAIVPHAGYMYSGGVAGAVYGCLQLPDTFIVLGPNHSGMGKPFAVMDSGVWKTPLGEVSINENLAQAILMESELFTPDVMAHNYEHSIEVQLPFLQYLKSDFSFVPIVLSHTWYSNCEIMGNALAKAIQKFGKPTLIIASSDMTHYEPHETAKAKDSLAIEQILALDAAGLYETVHSNNITMCGIIPATVMLVATKLLGAKKAELVSYATSGDISGDYSQVVGYAGIIIK